The Eleginops maclovinus isolate JMC-PN-2008 ecotype Puerto Natales chromosome 3, JC_Emac_rtc_rv5, whole genome shotgun sequence genome includes a region encoding these proteins:
- the adar gene encoding double-stranded RNA-specific adenosine deaminase isoform X1, which translates to MSRGRGGPYKEQYRHPPPDFPAKDNYYRPGLSSFYPRAGPQQSPYSSYYNSPGRPVGPIEPPPAHFTPSAPPLSKHNKVTPKPEVPNSSHYQNHSPSPCPNSFQYQQAEFLRGHSSEAPQFRANPRGGGGGGGGGGGGGGGGGGSSGVASDRWPNCSYQPPAGYNRYSYPNSSPRGRGGYSQDQRSVYPGAPRGTPGPRHPNPNQLPAQKQNQYSWRVQTDSVCDDFQNISLHRNSPNRGERFVRHSASSNSASSSSTKVNITLTSDIQDRVYRALAALKPNDCICAKLLGKQLHLPKKIVNQALYSLERSQKASKQGLLPPEWSLYREPLSGEEYQNYKVQSSPSHLCGSPGHPADPEVKVELKTDTEESRRKEEEDCDTESTSSCSSSSESSESEESRSPAEGQQEEKNHSCATSSPDPELALPTMAEQKELILQYLLTSGKATSLVISKNLGLRTAKQVNSTLYSLEKQGEIIRNKEVTPATWELSTHRRERMERSIKAAKIPRFEGSQMGEEPSRGAKGGGSVFLPSPRLPPITGFDPLLVPEGWKPEQSRSDGHAIKSKTFLASFKEEETNEGQWATDDIPEFLNAIRRETDAGKLLADHSNNSVGTVAVSLAAPPPQNLWAKLQEVRLKNPVSGLMEYAQYLGHNCEFLLLDQSGPSHDPRFRMQVMLNGRLFPVAEASSKKVAKKDAAAATLRILITEMQGGPSTGDDGNTANVDQAMEVLPDTSVSESTGGGFGTTSVEGMGTGTGTGTVEGPRPPLSRSLPGGKNPVSVLMEYSQRSENPIEFIITGQAGPPHDPRFMYRVKVGESLFAEASAPSKKAARQLAAEEAVKELMADGRLQLNKPQLPLGSSSDSDGSGSGTTCPSLPPLTADELRAAHEAGVGDLINHLNNNAVSGLLEYARARGFAAEIRLVGQSGPPHEPKFTYQAKLGGRWFPPVCASNKKQGKQEAADAALRVLIGEAERAARTGELIPAELPVSGSTLHDQIAMLSHQRFNALTTRIQHSLLGRKILATIVMRRGEGLGTVVSLGTGNRCVKGEELSLKGDTVNDCHAEIISRRGFVRFLYIELLKHYDGTDDSIFEEAEDNKLRIKSDITFHLYISTAPCGDGALFDKSCSESGDDVEGHQPLFENAKQGKLRTKVENGEGTIPVESSAIVPTWDGIQHGERLRTMSCSDKILRWNVLGLQGSLLTHFLHPIYLKSITLGYLYSHGHLTRAVCCRLARDGEAFTQSLPPPFMLNHPEVGRVSVYDSTRHTGKTKESSVNWSYPDQHSVEVLDGTKGKLDGFKSILSPSRDGFTQELSVPPKRFPKMNKVSVSRVSKSNLFCLFRSVCQRSGRTELLSLPSYSQAKMSAMSFQLAKQQFFRALSGHGYGAWIGKPLEEKSFESGEGNANNGACFPVGFASSRNGGVVDIKQEEA; encoded by the exons ATGAGCAGAGGTAGAGGAGGGCCCTACAAAGAACAGTACAGGCATCCTCCACCTGACTTCCCGGCCAAGGACAATTACTACAGACCTGGCCTATCCTCCTTTTACCCTAGAGCTGGCCCACAGCAGAGCCCATACTCAAGTTACTACAACAGCCCTGGTCGTCCTGTAGGACCCATAGAGCCGCCCCCAGCTCATTTCAccccctctgccccccccctaTCAAAGCACAATAAAGTCACCCCTAAACCAGAGGTCCCCAACAGCTCTCATTATCAGAATCACAGCCCCAGTCCTTGTCCTAATTCCTTTCAGTACCAACAGGCAGAGTTTCTGAGAGGACACAGCTCTGAGGCGCCACAGTTCAGAGCCAATCCACgtggaggcggaggaggaggaggaggcggaggaggaggaggaggaggaggcggtggCAGCAGCGGAGTTGCATCCGACAGGTGGCCTAATTGTTCGTACCAGCCACCAGCAGGATACAACAGATATTCATACCCCAACAGCAGCCCAAGAGGTAGAGGGGGGTACAGTCAAGATCAGAGGTCTGTATACCCAGGAGCCCCGAGAGGCACCCCAGGACCTCGACACCCTAATCCGAACCAGTTACCAGCGCAGAAGCAAAACCAATACTCATGGCGTGTTCAAACAGACTCGGTGTGTGACGATTTTCAGAATATATCTCTTCATCGAAACTCTCCcaacagaggagagaggttTGTCAGACATTCTGCATCCAGCAACTCAGCAAGTTCAAGCTCGACTAAAGTTAACATCACTCTAACTTCTGACATCCAGGACCGAGTTTACAGGGCTTTGGCTGCCTTGAAGCCGAACGACTGTATCTGTGCAAAATTGTTGGGCAAACAACTGCATCTGCCTAAAAAGATAGTGAACCAGGCTCTCTACTCTTTGGAGCGCTCTCAGAAAGCCTCCAAGCAAGGACTCCTCCCTCCTGAGTGGAGTCTTTACAGAGAGCCTCTCAGTGGCGAGGAATATCAAAATTACAAAGTACAAAGTTCACCTTCCCATCTGTGTGGTAGCCCAGGACACCCTGCAGATCCTGAAGTCAAGGTTGAgctaaaaacagacacagaagaAAGccgaagaaaagaagaagaggactgTGACACAGAATCcacttcttcctgctcctcctcttcagagTCATCTGAGTCTGAAGAATCCCGGTCGCCAGCAGAGGgtcagcaggaggagaaaaatcATTCCTGTGCTACTAGCTCCCCTGATCCCGAACTTGCGCTTCCCACAATGGCTGAGCAGAAAGAGCTAATTCTGCAGTACCTCCTCACTTCAGGGAAGGCAACTTCTCTGGTCATATCCAAAAATTTGGGTCTCAGGACTGCCAAGCAGGTGAATTCCACCCTGTACTCGCTGGAGAAACAAGGTGAAATAATTAGGAACAAGGAAGTTACCCCTGCCACCTGGGAGCTCTCCACCCACCGCAGAGAGAGGATGGAAAGGAGCATTAAAGCCGCCAAGATCCCTCGCTTTGAGGGGAGTCAGATGGGGGAGGAACCCAGTAGAGGAGCAAAGGGAGGAGGCTCTGTTTTTCTCCCTTCGCCTCGACTACCGCCAATCACAGGCTTCGATCCACTGCTAGTCCCTGAGGGTTGGAAACCAGAACAAAGTCGTAGTGATGGTCACGCTATCAAG tCCAAAACCTTCCTCGCCTCATTTAAAGAGGAAGAGACAAACGAAGGACAGTGGGCCACTGACGACATCCCGGAATTCCTCAACGCTATTCGCAGAGAGACAGACGCTGGGAAACTACTAGCAGATCATAGTAATAACTCTGTGGGAACTGTAGCTGTGTCGCTGGCTGCTCCACCTCCCCAGAACCTGTGGGCCAAACTACAGGAGGTGAGGCTGAAGAACCCTGTCAGCGGCCTCATGGAGTACGCCCAGTATCTGGGCCATAACTGTGAGTTCCTGCTCCTCGACCAGTCAGGACCCTCTCACGATCCGAG GTTTCGAATGCAGGTGATGCTCAATGGGAGGCTGTTTCCTGTCGCTGAGGCGTCTAGTAAGAAGGTTGCGAAAAAGGACGCTGCTGCCGCTACCCTGCGTATTCTTATCACAGAGATGCAAGGAGGGCCGAGTACGGGAGACGATGGAAATACCGCCAATGTGGACCAAGCGATGGAGGTACTCCCAGACACCAGT GTGTCTGAAAGCACAGGGGGCGGTTTTGGGACGACGAGTGTGGAAGGGATGGGGACGGGGACGGGGACGGGGACGGTGGAAGGACCTCGACCGCCGCTGTCCCGCTCTCTGCCTGGTGGAAAGAATCCGGTGTCGGTCCTGATGGAGTACAGCCAGCGCAGCGAGAACCCCATCGAATTCATCATCACCGGGCAGGCCGGCCCTCCTCATGACCCGAG GTTCATGTACAGGGTGAAGGTCGGGGAGAGCTTGTTTGCAGAGGCCTCGGCTCCAAGCAAGAAGGCAGCCCGCCAGCTGGCAGCAGAGGAGGCCGTGAAAGAGTTAATGGCTGACGGAAGACTGCAGCTCAACAAG CCTCAGTTGCCCCTGGGCTCCTCCAGTGATAGCGACGGCAGTGGTTCTGGGACTACATGTCCCTCTTTGCCCCCTCTGACTGCAGATGAATTGCGAGCAGCTCACGAGGCAGGGGTTGGGGACCTCATTAACCACCTAAACAACAACGCAGTGTCGGGTCTTCTGGAGTACGCTAGAGCCCGGGGTTTTGCCGCTGAGATCCGACTGGTGGGCCAGTCTGGGCCCCCACACGAGCCCAA GTTCACATATCAGGCTAAGCTGGGCGGACGCTGGTTCCCTCCAGTGTGTGCGTCCAACAAGAAGCAGggaaaacaggaagcagcagatgCCGCTCTACGGGTTCTGATTGGAGAGGCTGAGAGGGCAGCCCGCACTGGGGAGCTAATCCCAGCTGAG CTCCCTGTGAGTGGCAGCACTTTGCATGACCAGATAGCAATGTTGAGTCACCAGCGCTTCAACGCCCTGACCACACGTATCCAGCACAGCCTTCTGGGACGCAAGATTCTCGCCACCATTGTCATGAGGCGGGGGGAGGGCCTTGGGACCGTTGTCAGCCTGGGAACTG GAAATCGCTGTGTTAAAGGGGAGGAACTGAGCCTTAAAGGGGACACTGTTAACGATTGCCATGCGGAAATCATCTCCAGAAGGGGATTTGTTCG gTTTCTGTACATTGAGCTGCTCAAGCACTATGACGGCACAGACGACAGTATATTTGAGGAAGCGGAGGACAACAAACTTCGAATCAAATCTGACATCACCTTTCACCTCTACATCAG CACGGCACCTTGCGGGGACGGCGCTCTGTTTGACAAGTCATGCAGTGAGTCAGGGGACGACGTTGAGGGTCATCAGCCTCTCTTTGAGAATGCTAAGCAGGGCAAACTCCGTACCAAAGTGGAGAACG GCGAGGGCACCATCCCAGTGGAGTCCAGTGCCATTGTCCCCACCTGGGACGGCATCCAGCACGGCGAGAGGCTGCGAACCATGAGCTGCAGCGATAAGATCCTGCGGTGGAACGTGTTGGGCCTGCAGGGGTCGCTGCTCACCCATTTCCTGCATCCCATCTACCTGAAGTCCATCACACTAG GCTATCTGTACAGCCACGGGCACCTCACACGTGCCGTTTGCTGTCGGCTGGCCAGAGACGGTGAGGCATTCACACAGagtctccctcctcccttcatGCTGAATCACCCAGAG GTCGGCAGGGTGAGCGTGTACGACTCGACGCGGCACACAGGCAAGACCAAGGAGTCCAGTGTGAACTGGAGCTATCCAGACCAGCACAGTGTGGAGGTGCTGGACGGTACCAAAGGCAAACTGGATGG ATTCAAGTCAATTCTTTCCCCAAGCAGAGATGGATTTACCCAGGAGCTCAGTGTGCCTCCAAAAAGATTTccaaaaat GAACAAAGTGAGCGTGTCCAGAGTCTCCAAGTCCAATCTATTCTGTCTGTTCCGCTCTGTGTGCCAGCGGAGCGGCCGCACCGAACTCCTCTCCCTGCCCTCATACTCCCAGGCCAAGATGTCGGCCATGTCCTTCCAGCTAGCCAAGCAGCAGTTCTTCCGAGCTCTCAGCGGCCACGGTTACGGCGCCTGGATCGGCAAGCCGCTAGAAGAGAAGAGCTTTGAGTCCGGGGAGGGAAACGCGAACAATGGAGCGTGTTTCCCTGTGGGGTTCGCCAGCAGTAGAAACGGAGGCGTAGTGGATATCAAGCAAGAGGAGGCATAG